The following proteins are co-located in the Dyadobacter chenwenxiniae genome:
- a CDS encoding ROK family protein, which yields MEQYLGIDVGGTNVKMGIVDATDGRISNFYSHDTASWRSSGHFIDRLGDAIALQLVEYPEVKKVGIGVPGLTTRDRTTLIEITAIPEIDGIAIVPDLKVRFPEHDFYLENDANAAALGEYYFGEDKLPEDYIFVTLGTGIGGAAIIDKKVFKGGGGNAMEPGHVPSKNGKVLERNIGKKELLDLAIAMRTNYTGQTQLPSDGTISTTGLVAAASKGDELAMQVFQEMGYLLGEGLVSMIRILDITTILIGGGISASFEYILPAINERFEYWLTPYYLKTITIKRATLANDAGLLGAASLCFD from the coding sequence ATGGAACAATACCTCGGTATAGACGTGGGCGGTACTAACGTAAAAATGGGGATCGTTGACGCTACGGATGGAAGAATTTCAAATTTTTACAGTCACGATACCGCCAGCTGGCGCAGTTCAGGGCATTTTATAGACCGCTTGGGAGATGCGATAGCGCTCCAGCTTGTTGAATATCCCGAGGTTAAAAAAGTGGGAATCGGCGTTCCGGGGCTCACCACCCGCGACAGGACTACATTGATCGAGATCACAGCCATACCTGAAATTGACGGAATTGCCATTGTTCCTGATCTGAAAGTCAGATTTCCTGAACACGATTTTTACCTTGAAAATGACGCGAATGCTGCTGCATTGGGCGAATATTATTTTGGTGAAGACAAACTTCCCGAAGACTACATCTTCGTAACGCTGGGCACAGGCATCGGCGGTGCAGCGATCATTGATAAAAAAGTTTTTAAGGGTGGCGGCGGAAATGCCATGGAGCCGGGTCACGTGCCTTCTAAAAACGGCAAAGTTTTGGAAAGGAACATTGGTAAAAAAGAGCTTCTGGATCTTGCCATCGCCATGCGCACCAATTATACAGGACAAACGCAGCTCCCATCTGACGGAACAATCTCGACAACAGGCCTTGTAGCGGCGGCATCGAAAGGTGACGAACTGGCCATGCAAGTATTCCAGGAAATGGGCTATCTGCTGGGCGAAGGACTGGTTTCGATGATCCGCATTCTGGATATTACAACCATTTTGATAGGCGGAGGAATTTCTGCTTCGTTTGAATATATTCTGCCCGCTATTAATGAGCGTTTTGAATATTGGTTGACCCCATATTACCTGAAAACAATTACCATTAAGAGAGCAACATTAGCCAATGACGCAGGTCTTTTGGGCGCGGCCTCTTTATGTTTTGATTAA
- a CDS encoding DUF5606 family protein yields the protein MSEKVESTGMDLLKEIANVSGKGGLFRILKPSRAGVIVESLDEKREKTLIGPTARVSVLKDVSIFTDGEEESVPLADVFLKIHEAHGEEVTLQPKTASDKELIEFLDKILPEFDRSKVYVSDIKKIITWYNLLSKYTPELFVAAPEEAEAEEAPEVVAEQVAETPEKEKKSKK from the coding sequence ATGAGTGAAAAAGTAGAGTCAACAGGAATGGATTTGTTGAAAGAGATAGCGAATGTTTCAGGAAAAGGCGGATTGTTTCGTATTCTTAAACCTAGCCGCGCAGGCGTCATCGTAGAAAGTTTGGATGAAAAGCGCGAAAAAACGTTGATCGGGCCAACTGCGCGTGTTTCTGTTTTGAAAGACGTTTCTATTTTTACAGACGGAGAGGAAGAATCAGTGCCTTTGGCAGACGTTTTCCTGAAAATTCATGAAGCGCATGGAGAAGAAGTGACTTTGCAGCCAAAAACAGCATCAGACAAAGAGCTGATCGAATTTTTGGATAAAATTCTCCCGGAATTTGACAGGTCGAAAGTTTACGTTTCTGACATTAAGAAAATCATTACCTGGTATAACTTATTGTCTAAATATACACCCGAGCTGTTTGTAGCCGCACCAGAAGAAGCGGAAGCAGAAGAAGCCCCGGAAGTGGTTGCAGAACAGGTTGCCGAAACTCCTGAGAAAGAAAAAAAGAGCAAAAAATAA
- the murB gene encoding UDP-N-acetylmuramate dehydrogenase, translating to MQIQSNFSLRHFNTFGLESVASFFAEVSSVEELTEILVDPVWRQSSKFILGGGSNVLFTQNVDALVIHPAIKGIDKINEDEHSIRLKVGAGESWHDFVMHCVEHNYGGVENLSLIPGTVGAAPMQNIGAYGVEIKDVVESVEAVSISEGRKRIFSNAECEFGYRESIFKKALKNQYVVTGVTFVLNKKPVINIGYGDVQKTLAEMNVSEPTIKDVSQAVIAIRRSKLPDPAQIGNAGSFFKNPEIPLEQYNSLKNAFPDMPGYPVSETMIKVPAGWLIEQAGWKGYRQGAIGVHEKQALVLVNYGGGNGNDIRELASTIQGSVEVKYGIRLTPEVNFV from the coding sequence ATGCAAATTCAATCTAACTTTTCGCTTCGGCATTTCAATACATTCGGCCTCGAATCCGTAGCTTCCTTTTTCGCCGAAGTCAGTTCGGTAGAAGAATTAACTGAAATTTTGGTAGATCCGGTATGGAGGCAATCGTCAAAATTTATTCTCGGAGGCGGAAGCAATGTGCTCTTCACTCAAAATGTCGACGCATTGGTGATCCATCCGGCGATTAAAGGAATTGATAAAATAAATGAAGACGAACATTCCATCAGACTGAAAGTAGGGGCGGGGGAAAGCTGGCATGACTTCGTAATGCATTGCGTTGAACATAACTACGGCGGCGTCGAGAACCTGTCGCTCATTCCGGGCACGGTAGGCGCGGCGCCGATGCAAAATATCGGTGCCTATGGTGTCGAAATCAAGGATGTTGTAGAATCGGTTGAGGCCGTTTCGATTTCGGAAGGTCGTAAAAGGATTTTTTCCAATGCCGAATGTGAGTTTGGTTACCGGGAGAGTATTTTTAAAAAGGCGCTGAAAAATCAATATGTGGTAACTGGGGTGACTTTTGTTTTGAATAAAAAACCGGTCATTAATATTGGCTATGGTGATGTGCAGAAAACATTGGCCGAAATGAATGTCTCCGAACCGACCATTAAGGACGTAAGCCAGGCCGTGATTGCCATTCGCCGCAGCAAACTCCCTGATCCCGCCCAAATCGGTAACGCGGGCAGCTTTTTTAAGAACCCTGAAATCCCATTAGAGCAATATAACAGCCTAAAAAATGCATTTCCGGACATGCCGGGATATCCGGTGAGTGAGACAATGATAAAAGTGCCGGCTGGCTGGCTTATTGAGCAGGCAGGCTGGAAAGGTTATCGCCAGGGCGCTATTGGCGTGCACGAAAAGCAAGCGCTCGTACTCGTCAATTATGGTGGAGGAAATGGCAACGATATCCGCGAGCTGGCAAGCACCATTCAGGGTTCCGTTGAAGTCAAGTATGGCATTCGCTTAACGCCGGAGGTTAATTTTGTATAG
- the deoC gene encoding deoxyribose-phosphate aldolase has product MTSLSAYIDHTLLAANASETQIRKLCEEAWIHQFKAVCVAPAYVAYTAEMLEFCPVKIEIATVVGFPFGYSTAATKIFEANNALENGATELDVVMNIAQFKSMAYLSVREELSQIAALAHERNAMIKVIIETAYLDSFDIYTACEICAESNADFVKTSTGFGPQGADADIVRKMRSILPPHVKIKASGGIKTREQAIAMIDAGAERIGTSAGVTIVSAV; this is encoded by the coding sequence ATGACATCCCTGTCCGCCTACATCGATCATACTTTACTCGCTGCCAATGCAAGTGAAACCCAGATACGGAAATTGTGTGAAGAGGCCTGGATCCATCAATTTAAGGCAGTCTGCGTTGCCCCTGCTTATGTTGCTTATACAGCAGAAATGCTCGAATTCTGTCCGGTAAAGATCGAAATCGCAACCGTTGTGGGCTTTCCTTTTGGTTACTCTACGGCAGCAACCAAGATTTTCGAAGCGAATAATGCATTGGAAAACGGTGCCACTGAGTTGGATGTAGTGATGAACATTGCACAATTTAAATCCATGGCCTATCTCAGCGTTCGTGAAGAACTGAGCCAAATCGCAGCCCTTGCACACGAGCGGAATGCAATGATTAAAGTGATCATTGAAACGGCCTATCTCGATTCATTTGACATTTACACGGCCTGTGAAATCTGTGCTGAATCGAATGCGGATTTTGTAAAAACCTCCACCGGTTTCGGACCACAAGGCGCTGATGCTGACATTGTTCGAAAAATGCGTTCGATCCTTCCGCCCCATGTCAAAATTAAAGCATCGGGTGGGATAAAAACCAGGGAACAGGCCATTGCTATGATCGACGCGGGCGCTGAGCGCATCGGGACATCTGCGGGCGTCACCATTGTCAGCGCAGTGTGA
- the yihA gene encoding ribosome biogenesis GTP-binding protein YihA/YsxC — MKVQEARYVMSNSDYQKCPDPVLPEYAFIGRSNVGKSSLINMLTGKKGLAKTSQQPGKTQLINHYFINESWYLVDLPGYGYAKVSKVEREKWEKMIGDYLHNRENLICTFVLIDIRHSALPVDLEFMAGLGEAGIPFHIIFTKADKLKPTQAINQMEAYKEKLAEMWEEVPPMFITSAEKNEGRDPIMETIETYNQTFERTK; from the coding sequence ATGAAAGTTCAGGAAGCAAGATACGTAATGAGTAACTCGGATTATCAGAAATGTCCTGACCCGGTTTTGCCTGAATATGCGTTCATCGGGCGCTCCAATGTTGGTAAATCTTCATTAATTAACATGTTGACCGGAAAGAAAGGCCTTGCGAAAACTTCGCAGCAACCCGGTAAAACACAGCTCATTAACCACTATTTTATCAACGAATCCTGGTATCTGGTCGATTTGCCGGGTTATGGTTATGCCAAAGTGAGCAAAGTTGAGCGCGAGAAGTGGGAAAAAATGATCGGCGATTATCTGCACAACCGCGAAAACCTGATCTGCACATTCGTACTGATCGACATTCGGCACAGCGCACTCCCGGTTGATCTTGAATTCATGGCCGGTCTGGGTGAAGCCGGCATTCCTTTTCACATTATTTTCACAAAAGCCGATAAGCTGAAACCGACGCAGGCGATCAACCAAATGGAGGCATATAAAGAAAAGCTGGCTGAAATGTGGGAAGAAGTGCCGCCGATGTTCATTACGTCGGCAGAAAAAAACGAAGGCCGCGATCCCATTATGGAGACAATAGAAACTTATAATCAGACGTTTGAAAGGACAAAGTAA
- a CDS encoding T9SS type A sorting domain-containing protein, producing the protein MKKTLLLVLSTFIGLFISNADAQQSGIAILDKVPANMQLFARDSTGYANVEFLGRVQTPGYAYFSVVQYRNKTRNAYQRKNLQYDGSQAPFNFTFRIKAELAEYGYEVYACKSGSDSTLIVKRDNVVAGDFYLIYGQSNAVAWEVDYAYRNEFARTYGSSGGPAEWGLANGIGQRVGIFGIEFQRVIAERYQVPTCILNGSAAGASLIDLTDKSSYYGHLLNAARETGLLPSLKAIFYWQGETEASSDNPLTWAPRFDKLVQMWKEDYPMVKKIYVFQLPLFGGGVYDDRIGLLREQQRTLDRKYPIIQPYAALGAVGWNGFHYGLEGYLQLGRDMADMAGHNHYGQKEKITSPSLQKAFYSTPERDEITMVFEDYQQMVYPNDTTAVNIEGSLEPSSVFSMKDYFYLNAEWKKLASGRAEANKIIVKLEEAGNDSTIKYLPSKYHYSGLLNAAWVYIGPFLRNTKGLRAFAFHHNKIFPYTNLGTMTLASSEQDKQVILNWNKLPNATGYMLERLQANDTLAAHEILHFPANQLQYADPSAKKGITYIYRIRGYTDQSESKLASTTITKQGEDIDIILGEDIQELSINVYPNPVTDFINIVSTQSAINLVELFTINGKKVKDAGYANKDWATFNVNDLSSGQYILRVYYGNKISTSKVVLVR; encoded by the coding sequence ATGAAGAAAACTCTACTACTGGTTTTATCAACATTTATCGGATTATTTATTTCGAATGCTGATGCACAGCAATCGGGCATAGCAATCCTGGATAAAGTCCCTGCCAATATGCAGCTTTTTGCAAGGGATAGCACCGGATATGCCAATGTTGAGTTTCTGGGGAGAGTTCAAACACCCGGATATGCCTATTTTTCTGTTGTTCAGTACAGGAATAAAACAAGGAACGCTTACCAGCGCAAAAACCTTCAATACGACGGCTCACAAGCACCATTTAACTTCACATTCAGGATCAAAGCCGAGCTTGCCGAGTATGGATATGAAGTCTATGCATGCAAATCCGGATCTGATTCCACATTGATTGTAAAGCGTGACAACGTTGTAGCCGGTGATTTCTATCTCATTTACGGCCAATCCAATGCCGTGGCCTGGGAGGTTGACTATGCTTACCGGAATGAATTTGCGCGAACTTACGGATCGTCCGGCGGGCCGGCCGAATGGGGTCTGGCGAACGGCATTGGTCAGCGCGTGGGCATCTTTGGAATAGAATTTCAAAGGGTGATCGCCGAAAGATACCAGGTTCCCACCTGCATTCTTAATGGTTCTGCCGCAGGCGCTTCCCTGATTGACCTTACCGATAAATCCAGTTATTACGGACACTTGCTCAATGCCGCCAGAGAAACCGGATTATTGCCGTCTCTGAAAGCCATATTTTACTGGCAAGGCGAAACCGAAGCATCATCTGATAACCCGCTTACGTGGGCGCCGCGCTTTGACAAGCTCGTGCAAATGTGGAAGGAAGATTATCCGATGGTCAAAAAAATCTATGTCTTTCAGCTTCCTCTTTTCGGCGGCGGCGTATATGACGACCGCATTGGTCTCTTGCGTGAGCAGCAAAGAACATTGGACCGGAAATATCCTATTATTCAGCCTTATGCAGCCTTAGGGGCGGTAGGATGGAACGGGTTTCACTATGGATTGGAGGGATATTTGCAACTCGGCCGTGATATGGCCGATATGGCAGGACACAATCATTACGGCCAAAAGGAAAAGATTACTTCGCCCAGCTTGCAGAAAGCATTCTATTCTACACCCGAGAGGGATGAAATAACGATGGTTTTTGAGGATTATCAGCAGATGGTTTATCCCAATGACACCACTGCCGTGAACATTGAGGGAAGCCTGGAACCGTCTTCCGTCTTTTCAATGAAAGACTATTTTTATTTGAATGCCGAGTGGAAAAAACTGGCTTCGGGAAGAGCGGAGGCCAATAAAATTATCGTAAAGCTGGAAGAGGCCGGGAATGATTCTACGATCAAATATCTTCCTTCCAAATATCACTATTCGGGGCTTTTGAATGCTGCCTGGGTGTATATTGGTCCATTTTTAAGGAACACAAAAGGATTGCGTGCTTTTGCTTTCCATCACAACAAAATTTTCCCGTATACAAATCTGGGCACCATGACTCTTGCTTCCTCAGAACAAGATAAACAAGTGATCTTGAACTGGAACAAATTGCCTAATGCAACCGGATATATGTTGGAGAGATTACAAGCCAATGATACGCTTGCTGCACACGAAATTCTGCATTTCCCCGCAAATCAACTTCAATATGCAGATCCATCCGCGAAAAAAGGCATTACGTATATTTATCGGATCAGAGGTTACACCGACCAGTCCGAATCAAAACTGGCGTCCACGACGATTACGAAACAGGGTGAGGACATCGACATCATACTGGGTGAGGACATTCAGGAATTAAGCATTAATGTGTATCCTAACCCTGTCACCGACTTCATAAATATTGTCTCTACCCAATCCGCCATCAATCTGGTAGAATTATTCACAATCAATGGCAAGAAGGTTAAGGACGCGGGTTATGCAAACAAGGATTGGGCAACATTCAATGTGAACGATCTTAGCAGCGGCCAGTACATTCTCCGGGTTTATTATGGAAATAAAATCAGCACCAGTAAGGTTGTACTGGTGCGTTGA
- a CDS encoding glycosyltransferase gives MKRRVLLVSTVHPATDPRIFYKIAPSLAKEYDVFCALPNAKPVTAENTCTMIRLPEFQSLCLRLLFSHIVVLWKCLRIQPDLVHIFVPELIPVAFIFKCFGAKVIYEVQENLFKKFSIKTYNNAWIFRKLFRLFDHWARRNFSLIFTEDAYLIEYDKLAYPSATVRNFALPSFIDRYRADIPLTSTSPEIIYIGVVSLERSFDVIVVALATLKKSYPNFKMHLFGNVRIARDKVEKLPGFDEIAENLTFYGYTDQQKVLGYASNAIAGIALLKPVADYPESYTTKLFEYMSLKVPVITSDFPLYKNVVEQSECGFCISPYNADLLSEKLQWLIENPEERLRMGINGRESVEKMYSWTSEEGTLLSFYRSLLKN, from the coding sequence GTGAAACGGCGTGTCCTCCTTGTCAGCACCGTTCATCCGGCAACCGATCCTAGGATTTTTTACAAAATCGCGCCTTCGCTCGCAAAGGAATATGACGTGTTTTGCGCGCTTCCAAATGCGAAGCCTGTTACAGCAGAGAATACATGCACCATGATCCGGCTTCCTGAGTTTCAAAGTCTGTGTCTCCGACTGCTCTTTTCACACATTGTTGTCTTATGGAAATGCCTGCGTATCCAGCCGGATCTGGTTCACATTTTCGTCCCGGAGCTGATTCCTGTTGCATTTATATTCAAATGCTTTGGGGCAAAAGTGATTTACGAGGTCCAGGAAAATTTATTCAAGAAATTCAGCATCAAGACTTACAACAATGCCTGGATTTTTCGGAAGCTTTTCAGATTGTTTGACCATTGGGCGAGAAGAAATTTTTCGCTGATTTTCACTGAAGACGCCTATTTGATTGAGTATGATAAACTGGCTTACCCGTCCGCAACCGTCCGCAACTTTGCACTTCCTTCATTTATAGACAGATATCGGGCGGACATACCATTAACCAGCACCAGTCCCGAGATTATTTACATAGGAGTTGTTTCACTGGAACGATCTTTTGATGTTATTGTAGTTGCTTTGGCAACATTGAAGAAAAGCTACCCAAATTTTAAAATGCATCTGTTTGGCAACGTGCGGATTGCCCGAGACAAAGTAGAAAAACTGCCAGGCTTCGATGAGATTGCGGAAAATCTGACTTTTTACGGTTATACAGATCAGCAAAAAGTCTTGGGATATGCCAGTAATGCGATTGCAGGAATTGCCCTTTTGAAGCCCGTCGCCGATTATCCGGAGTCTTACACAACCAAACTGTTTGAATATATGTCCTTGAAAGTGCCGGTTATTACATCAGATTTCCCATTATACAAAAATGTGGTCGAACAATCGGAATGTGGTTTTTGTATTTCACCATATAACGCCGATTTGCTGTCAGAAAAGCTGCAATGGCTGATTGAAAATCCGGAAGAGCGTTTGAGAATGGGCATTAACGGCCGGGAATCGGTTGAAAAAATGTACAGCTGGACGTCCGAGGAAGGCACGCTTTTGTCATTTTACCGGAGTTTGCTTAAAAATTAG
- a CDS encoding 3-oxoacyl-ACP synthase III family protein, protein MYINTVSHYLPSEVIGNEYFTNINNLSHEWIVERTGISERRKASPEENTSTMAMKAVEALLENIPYSKNEIDLIIGATYTPYDTIVTLAHAVQHQLQIPDIPVVSISSACSSLLNAIEIVEGYFALGKASKAVVVVSDHNTAYYNEMDTVSGHLWGDGASALLISKERQTDSDMEIKNLITGGAATSGKAIEAVVLRPNDRGVIMPYGRDVFQNACQYMPKVSQQVLQACGLTIDDLDYLIPHQANHRISLNVINTLGIPVEKLISNIQYLGNTGCAGCAIALSENKDKFKKGDNIVITVFGGGYSYGAMLITV, encoded by the coding sequence ATGTATATTAATACAGTTAGTCATTATTTACCAAGCGAAGTTATTGGTAATGAATATTTTACAAATATTAACAATCTGTCCCATGAGTGGATTGTAGAACGCACAGGAATTTCAGAAAGACGTAAGGCTTCTCCGGAAGAAAATACTTCCACGATGGCTATGAAAGCGGTTGAGGCCTTACTTGAAAATATCCCTTACAGCAAAAATGAAATCGACCTGATTATCGGTGCCACTTATACACCTTATGACACGATCGTTACATTAGCGCATGCAGTGCAGCACCAGCTTCAAATTCCGGACATTCCGGTTGTCAGCATCTCTTCTGCTTGTTCTTCGTTACTGAATGCTATTGAGATTGTTGAAGGCTATTTCGCATTAGGCAAAGCTTCGAAGGCTGTGGTTGTGGTTTCGGATCATAACACAGCCTATTATAATGAAATGGACACCGTTTCAGGCCATTTGTGGGGAGACGGCGCTTCGGCACTTCTGATTTCCAAAGAACGCCAGACGGATTCTGATATGGAGATTAAAAACCTCATTACCGGCGGCGCGGCAACAAGCGGAAAAGCCATTGAAGCCGTTGTTTTACGGCCCAATGACCGGGGCGTGATCATGCCTTACGGTCGGGATGTGTTCCAGAATGCCTGCCAGTATATGCCCAAGGTAAGCCAGCAGGTTTTGCAGGCTTGCGGACTTACGATCGACGACCTGGATTATCTGATCCCACATCAGGCCAATCACCGCATTAGCCTTAATGTGATCAACACGTTAGGAATTCCAGTTGAAAAGTTGATTTCTAACATTCAATATTTAGGAAATACTGGTTGCGCTGGTTGCGCGATTGCATTGTCGGAAAATAAAGACAAATTCAAGAAGGGTGATAACATTGTAATTACTGTTTTCGGTGGCGGCTATTCCTACGGAGCCATGCTGATCACGGTCTGA
- a CDS encoding thioredoxin family protein yields the protein MKSLKKLSFLIAILTLTFAVAIAANKPDGDKKETKAEEKGIQFTEAKWAEILKKAKAENKIIFFDAYTTWCGPCKMMQKNVFTRDDVAAVFNKDFINVKYDMESGEGLKLAGKYPLEAYPTLFFIDAKGKVVKQVIGYQTPEKLIELAKSVQKKSPKAI from the coding sequence ATGAAAAGTCTTAAAAAACTATCCTTTCTCATTGCAATCCTTACTTTGACATTTGCAGTGGCCATCGCGGCAAACAAGCCAGACGGAGATAAGAAGGAAACCAAAGCAGAAGAAAAGGGAATCCAGTTCACTGAAGCCAAATGGGCAGAAATCCTGAAAAAAGCAAAAGCTGAAAACAAGATCATATTTTTCGATGCTTACACCACGTGGTGCGGCCCTTGCAAAATGATGCAGAAAAATGTTTTCACGCGTGACGACGTCGCAGCGGTTTTTAACAAAGATTTTATCAATGTTAAATATGATATGGAAAGTGGCGAAGGATTGAAACTTGCTGGCAAATATCCATTGGAAGCATATCCAACATTGTTTTTTATTGATGCAAAAGGAAAAGTCGTAAAGCAGGTGATTGGTTACCAAACGCCTGAAAAATTGATCGAACTTGCAAAATCCGTTCAAAAGAAATCTCCTAAGGCGATCTGA
- a CDS encoding SPOR domain-containing protein produces MVIHPFLIKFAGSVIKAKDMMLKKNFLWALHLFIILLSGCSKKSVVSSSSSEYKEDLSSVRPRFDYVEPTVTEKAAPVSTPKTNTAPKGNADKPLYVNKRLETVLDTLAKHNKSIRYANGFRIQIYVGNVRQEADDAKSYVYGAFPDLNPYVSYTQPTYRVKVGDFMYRTDAEQYLELIRERYSSAVILADRVDIKRSLLVNPTAESN; encoded by the coding sequence ATGGTGATTCATCCATTTTTGATTAAGTTTGCAGGCTCAGTAATAAAGGCTAAGGATATGATGCTGAAAAAGAATTTTTTATGGGCTCTTCATCTTTTCATCATCCTTCTTTCAGGTTGCAGCAAAAAGTCTGTTGTAAGCTCTTCCAGTTCGGAATACAAAGAAGATTTGTCTTCGGTGAGACCTCGTTTCGACTATGTTGAACCGACAGTTACCGAAAAAGCTGCCCCGGTAAGCACCCCCAAAACCAATACAGCGCCAAAGGGAAATGCAGACAAGCCGTTGTATGTCAACAAACGATTGGAAACGGTGCTGGATACATTAGCAAAGCACAATAAATCAATTCGTTATGCCAACGGCTTCCGGATCCAGATCTATGTGGGCAATGTAAGGCAAGAAGCGGACGATGCGAAAAGTTACGTTTACGGGGCTTTCCCGGACCTTAATCCCTACGTTTCCTATACGCAACCGACTTACCGCGTAAAAGTGGGCGACTTTATGTATCGCACTGATGCAGAGCAATATCTGGAACTCATCCGCGAACGGTATTCCTCAGCAGTGATCCTGGCAGACCGTGTCGACATCAAGCGGAGCCTCCTGGTAAACCCTACTGCCGAAAGCAATTAG
- a CDS encoding glycosyltransferase family 2 protein, translated as MKLSVIVPAYNEEKTIWKVLEKLKSVELIGGFQKEIVIVNDCSADNTEGVAQRFIAENPSLEVSYFRHEYNQGKGAALHTGIRKASGDYIIVQDADLEYDPEEFNILLKPVINGYADVVYGSRFMGGRPHRILFFWHTIGNKFLTFLSNMCTNLNLTDMETCYKLFRADLLKGLELKENRFGFEPEVTAKISKIPKIRIYEVGVSYYGRTYEEGKKINWKDGFRALYCIVRYGFGR; from the coding sequence ATGAAATTATCAGTAATTGTCCCCGCGTACAATGAAGAAAAAACGATTTGGAAAGTGCTCGAAAAGCTCAAATCCGTCGAATTGATTGGTGGTTTTCAAAAGGAAATTGTGATTGTAAATGATTGTTCAGCGGATAATACCGAGGGAGTCGCCCAGCGTTTTATTGCAGAAAACCCTTCACTGGAAGTAAGTTACTTCCGCCACGAGTATAATCAGGGCAAAGGTGCAGCCCTGCATACGGGGATTCGCAAAGCCAGCGGCGATTACATTATTGTGCAGGACGCCGATTTGGAATACGATCCCGAGGAATTCAACATTCTGCTGAAACCGGTTATCAATGGTTACGCCGACGTAGTTTATGGGTCCAGGTTCATGGGTGGACGCCCGCACCGGATCCTTTTCTTTTGGCACACGATCGGCAACAAATTCCTGACTTTCCTGAGTAACATGTGCACCAATCTCAATTTGACGGATATGGAAACCTGTTACAAACTCTTCCGCGCCGATCTGCTCAAAGGCCTCGAGCTCAAAGAAAACCGCTTTGGTTTCGAACCCGAGGTTACGGCCAAAATCTCAAAAATACCTAAAATACGCATTTACGAAGTAGGCGTTTCCTACTACGGCCGCACTTATGAGGAAGGCAAAAAGATCAACTGGAAAGACGGATTTCGTGCGCTTTACTGCATTGTGCGGTACGGTTTTGGCCGGTAG